In one window of Protaetiibacter larvae DNA:
- a CDS encoding putative F420-0 ABC transporter permease subunit, whose product MTRVVVSAIVLGAALVVSITVAVTLGAAPLGVGEVWGSIVAHLSGQPSPLDPLRDGIVWQLRLPRILTAAAVGTGLALVGAVMQGITRNQLADPYLLGLSSGASLGAVAVLLLGIGILLPVAAFGGAMLALLATLGLASAFGPLTPTRTVLAGVAVSSFAAALTSFVIFWTATGDSYREILGWLLGSLAGARWPEAAIAGVAMLVVGVPLAFSGRILDAFAFGDRSAAALGIPVVGARWALLGAGALLTGALVAVSGSIGFVGLVLPHAVRLVIGPGNRALLPLSALAGGVFLVWADTLARTAFDPRELPVGIVTALVGAPVFAALLLRRRVAS is encoded by the coding sequence GTGACCCGTGTCGTCGTCTCCGCGATCGTGCTCGGGGCGGCGCTTGTCGTCTCGATCACGGTCGCGGTGACGCTGGGCGCCGCGCCACTCGGCGTCGGTGAGGTGTGGGGCTCGATCGTCGCCCACCTATCCGGGCAACCCTCGCCGCTCGACCCGCTGCGCGACGGGATCGTGTGGCAGCTGCGCCTGCCGCGCATCCTGACCGCCGCCGCCGTCGGGACCGGCCTGGCGCTCGTCGGCGCGGTCATGCAGGGCATCACGCGCAACCAGCTCGCCGACCCGTACCTGCTCGGGCTCTCCTCGGGGGCATCGCTCGGCGCGGTCGCCGTGCTGTTGCTCGGCATCGGGATCCTGCTGCCGGTCGCGGCGTTCGGCGGCGCGATGCTCGCGCTCCTCGCCACCCTCGGCCTCGCCTCCGCGTTCGGGCCGCTCACACCCACCCGCACGGTGCTCGCGGGCGTCGCGGTGTCGAGTTTCGCGGCCGCACTCACGAGTTTCGTGATCTTCTGGACGGCGACCGGGGACTCCTACCGCGAGATCCTGGGGTGGCTGCTCGGATCTCTCGCGGGCGCCCGTTGGCCGGAGGCCGCCATCGCCGGGGTCGCGATGCTCGTGGTGGGCGTGCCGCTCGCCTTCTCGGGACGCATCCTGGATGCCTTCGCCTTCGGCGACCGCTCCGCCGCCGCCCTCGGCATCCCCGTGGTCGGCGCGCGCTGGGCGCTGCTCGGCGCCGGGGCGCTGCTCACCGGCGCGCTCGTCGCGGTGAGCGGTTCGATCGGCTTCGTGGGGCTCGTGCTGCCGCACGCGGTGCGGCTCGTGATCGGCCCCGGCAACCGTGCGCTGCTGCCGCTCTCCGCCCTCGCGGGCGGGGTGTTCCTCGTGTGGGCCGACACTCTCGCGCGCACCGCCTTCGACCCCCGCGAGCTGCCCGTCGGCATCGTCACCGCCCTCGTGGGCGCGCCCGTGTTCGCGGCGCTGCTGCTGCGCCGGAGGGTCGCATCGTGA
- a CDS encoding ABC transporter ATP-binding protein, translating into MTGAPFEVRDVTVRIAGRTIVDKVAFAAPRGGFTALVGPNGAGKSTLLRAIAGVERTTSGAVHHDGEELLALPRRRRARVLALVEQDATTELPLTGRDVVRLGRSPHESVLGGGDPEADAIVENALARAGAAAFAEREVTTLSGGERQRVLIARALAQQPRVLLLDEPTNHLDLAAQLDIVELVRGVTADGVTVVAAVHDLSLAAAHADAVVVLSEGRVVAHGATEQTLTPERIREVFGVAAEWTRNPLTGRPLLAVGPA; encoded by the coding sequence GTGACCGGCGCGCCGTTCGAGGTGCGCGACGTCACCGTGCGGATCGCGGGACGCACGATCGTCGACAAGGTGGCGTTCGCGGCGCCCCGCGGCGGGTTCACGGCGCTCGTCGGGCCGAACGGTGCCGGCAAGTCGACCCTGCTGCGGGCGATCGCCGGGGTGGAACGCACGACGTCCGGTGCGGTGCACCACGACGGCGAGGAGCTGCTCGCGCTCCCCCGCCGGCGCCGTGCGCGCGTGCTCGCACTCGTGGAGCAGGACGCCACCACCGAGCTGCCCCTCACCGGTCGCGACGTGGTGCGACTGGGCCGCAGCCCGCACGAATCGGTGCTCGGCGGCGGCGATCCGGAGGCGGACGCCATCGTCGAGAACGCGCTCGCCCGGGCGGGCGCCGCGGCGTTCGCCGAGCGCGAGGTGACGACCCTGTCGGGCGGCGAACGCCAGCGCGTGCTCATCGCGCGCGCCCTGGCCCAGCAGCCGCGGGTGCTGCTGCTCGACGAACCGACCAACCACCTCGACCTCGCCGCCCAGCTCGACATCGTCGAGCTGGTGCGCGGCGTCACCGCCGACGGCGTCACGGTGGTCGCCGCCGTGCACGATCTGAGCCTCGCGGCGGCCCACGCGGACGCCGTGGTCGTGCTCTCCGAGGGGCGGGTCGTCGCGCACGGCGCGACCGAGCAGACCCTCACCCCCGAACGCATCCGTGAGGTGTTCGGGGTGGCGGCCGAGTGGACGCGGAACCCGCTCACCGGGCGGCCGCTGCTCGCGGTCGGGCCGGCGTAG